A segment of the Chryseobacterium scophthalmum genome:
AGTTACTACTCCACAAGGATGTACCGATAATGCAGTTATTACTCTTAATCACTTCCCTGTTGTTGTTGTAAATGATGCAACTCTCAGATCATGTTTTCTTGAAGACAATGTTTCAATGGGAACATTTAATCTTACCAATGCGACAGTAACCACACAGACCGGAATAACAAAAAAATATTACCCGTCATTACAAGATGCTATCAACGGAAGCAACGAGATTATAACAACCAATCCTTACATTGCTCCAAATGGTGTAGTTTACATCAAAGTAACCAATGCAAACGGATGTTATGCAATTGCAAAGGTGACTTTAACCGTAATTCCGCCTGTATATTCTACAGTTTTAAAAGATAAAATCATTTGTGTAGAAGACAAAACTACATTAGATGCAGGAACAGGTTTCACTTCATATTTATGGAGTACTGGAGCGACTACTCAAACTATTTCAAACGTAGGAGTTGGAACTTACTGGGTGAAACTGAAAACAGGAGACTGTACTGCTCTTCAAAATGTAAAAGTATTTGCTTCGGAGCAACCTGTAATTACATCAGTTGATGTCGCTGCAACAACAATTACAGTTTATGCTAATGGTGGAACTCCTGCTTACCAATATTCTTTAGATAATGTAACTTGGCAAGCTTCTAATGTATTTAAAGGACTTTCGAGAGGAGTACACAAGATTTTTGTAAAAGATTCTTACGATTGTGAACCAATGGAAACTGAAGTTACGGTTCCTAATATCATTAACGTAATCACTCCAAACGGAGACGGTCGTAACGATGTGATAGATTACTCTGCATTGGGAAGCAAAATAGATTTAACATTCAGTGTTTACAACCGATACGGAGCAAAAATTCATCAGGGAGACAAAACCAATAATTACAAATGGGACGGAACTGCAAATGGAAGAAAAGTTCCTACAGGAAGCTACTGGTATTCTGTAACATGGAACGAAAACAATAAAACCAAAACTCCGGTAAAATTATCTGGTTGGATTATTGTAAAAAACAGAGAATAATTTTTTTTTCAAACTATACTTAATTTTAAAGAATCTGTCTCATTCGTGAGATGGATTCTTTTTTTATTTAAATGTCATCCGTTAGTATAATTTTATATTAAATAATCTAAGTTATTGAACGATTAAAATAAATTAAGAAAGCTTAATTTATTTTGAAATATAATTCCCATTGTGCATTTTTAATTTTTGCCTTTCGGAAATAAATTACGTAGTCAAACGGCTTTGTTTATCTTTATTCCCATATTTAAAATTCTCATTAAAAAGTTTTACAAATAATTATTAAGTATCATAAGAAAAACAAAAAACCACTGCAAAAGCAATGGTTTCATTATTCATATTAGAAATCTCTTTTAGAAAGACACTTCATTTACCTCTTTTCCGCGCTGAAAATTCATCATTTTCTGGTTTCCTTTATATGCAATGCTTACTAGGTTTATTTGCTTAGGAAACGCACTCAAAAGTAATGTGTTTTTTATTTTTAAAGTATTAATATCAGAAATACCTCCGGCTTCAAAATACACCCAAACCGTTTCTCCGCTTACCTGACTTCCTGTAAAGGTTAAGGCTTTAGGAGAACCATTTACAAATACATCAAAGTTATTATTTACATATTTTTTTACTTCAGCTTCAAATCCTGCAGTATTTCTGTTGATTTTAATCGCATCAGAAATATGGCTTGTATTTACTTTCATCGTAAACTTTAGCGTTTTGCTACCATCAACATAATCTGCTTTTGTCATGGACGAGAAAAAGTCTGCCACAGAAAAACTCATCAGTATAATCAATGTAAAAATACCCGATATATATAAAAATTTTTTCATCTCAATTTATAGATTTACAGCATATTGCTAAATAGATTTTGTCAAATTTGATGCCAATTAAAAGTTAACGTTCACAGAGTACTTGTCATAAAAAGCCTTAATGTGAGCTACTGCTTCGTCTGCGCTATCTACCACACGGTAAAGATCAAGATCACCTTCAGAAATCATTCCTTCTTTTAGTAATGTTGCTTTAAACCATTCCAGCAAACCGCCCCAAAACTCAGATCCTACCAAAACAATTGGAAAACGTCCTATTTTATTGGTTTGAATTAGTGTCATTGCTTCTGTAAGTTCGTCTAATGTACCAAAACCTCCCGGCATAACAATAAATCCTTGGGAGTATTTTACAAACATCACTTTTCTTACAAAGAAATAATCAAAATTCAGCGAATACAGTTTGTTAATATACGGATTAAAATGTTGTTCGAAAGGAAGATCGATATTTAGCCCTATTGATTTTCCTTCTGCATTGAAAGCGCCTTTGTTTCCGGCTTCCATAATTCCGGGACCACCTCCTGTAATTACACCGAAACCTATTTTAGTAATTTTTTCAGCAATTTCAACAGCCATTTGGTAATATTTACTTTCAGGTTTCAATCTTGCAGACCCGAAAATAGAAACGCAAGGTCCTATTCTTGCCATTTTTTCGTAGCCATCTACAAACTCTGCCATTACTTTGAAAACCATCCAACTGTCTTTGGTAATGGTTTCGTCCCAGGTTTTTTCGCGTAAACTATTATGTAATTTAGTTTCGTTGATATCTAATTCTGTATTTTCTAAACTTTCGTCTCTTGTTCCTTCAGTTCTCATTCAAATTATTTAAAATATTTTTCTGCTTCAATTACTGACTCCGGTCTTCCTACGTCAACTAAAATGCTGTCGTGCACAAAACCGTGTATTTTTTCAGTCTGCATCAAATCCAGATACTCTTCCATCACAGAAAACTTTCCCTTTCTTTTTATTTTGTCAAAAATAACAGGATTAATGCAATGCACCCCGCTAAAAGCCAAAGGTCTGAATCCCTTGTTGAATTCTGCAAGACGCTGTTCTCCTGTCTGTACATTCAGCCAGCCTCGTAAAACCAAGTCATCATTAAACAACAGTTTTCTAGAACTCTCTCTGTCTGAAACCGCTAAGGTAGCAAAATCTTTAATTTCTTTGTGATAACTTACAAAATCATCAATATTGATCTTGGTAAGGATATCGGCATTCATAATCAGGAAGTCTTCACCATGATTGAGGAATTCTTTAGCAAAAATCAAACCACCACCTGTTTCCAACAACTCATCAGACTCATCGGAAATTTCAATCTTACAGCCAAAATTATCATTTTTCTTTAAAAACGTAACGATTTGATCCCCAAAATGATGGATATTGATCACAAAGTCCGTAATCCCGAAACCTTTGAGATATTTTATATTTCTTTCTAAAAGCGGAACACCATTCACTTTAGCCAAAGCTTTAGGATGATGATCTGTAAAAGGTTTCAATCGGGTGCCTTTTCCTGCTGCAAAAATTAATGCCTTCATAAATTATGGGTAATGAATAATTGGTAATGAGTAATTTAAAATGAATAAATAATAATAGCGAAGCTAATATATTACTTATTGCACATCACCCATTACTTATGATTAAGTTGGTGTTGCTCGTCGTGGTGAAGACTTATTTCTACTTTATCACCATATTTTTCTTCAATAAAATGAGCAATTTTGATGGCTGAATAAACCGATCTGTGTTGTCCTCCAGTACATCCGAAATTGATTTGCAGGTTTTCAAAACCTCTTCCTAAATAATTATCAATGTTTATTGAAACTAAGTTTTTAATTAATTCTAAAAACTGAGGCATCTCTGTTTTTGTTTCTAAATATTCCTGAACTCCAATATCATTTCCGGTCTGGATTTTATATTCTTCTACTCTTCCCGGATTTAAAATTCCTCGGCAATCGAATGTAAAACCACCTCCGTTTCCTGAATCGTCTTTAGGGATTCCTCCTTTTTTATATGAAAAACTGTGAATGTCTATGTGTAGCATGTTTTATTATTTATAATTTATTTCTTTTTTGAACCATTAAGATTCATTTAAGAAGTTAAGTTTTATTAAGGTATTTTGATAAATCAAAATTTTTAGTCCGGAAGCTCTTTAAAATATTCGTTGATAAACGGTTTTAAAGACTTGGTGATATTATTTGTGAAAAAGTTAATCAGTAATCCCTGTGGCTTTTTCAAAACTTTCATATATGTTAAAAGTTGAGCTTCATGAATAGGGAGTATTTCCTCTACAGCTTTGAGTTCTAAAATTATTAAATCGTTAACTAATAAATCAACTACTAATTTTGTTTCAATAGTTACTCCTTCATAATCGATGGTAGTATAAAATTGTTGTTTTACATCATACCCATTTTTTATCAGCTCAATTTTTAGACATTCTTCATAAATACTTTCCAGCAAACCAGGACCGAGTGTCTTGTGAACTTTTATTGCAAGTCCTGTAATTTCATATGATAATTGAGTGACCTCTTTTTTCGTTATCATTCTTAATATTCTTAACTTCTTAAATAAATCTTAATGGTTTAATTTACCTTTAATATTTCTAATATTTTAAATTTGACTTTTTCAGAACTCAGTTGTTCAATTACTTTTTTCAGCTCAGGATAATTTTTCATCTCATCCCAACTTTCTGAAAATTCTGTAATATTTTGAATGCCTTTATCGAGGCTTGCAATGAAATGTTGCTTTCTCTGAATCAGTCCACGGAAACCGTAAGCTCCCAAAACCTGTAAAAACCTCATCATCTGAATTGGCTTTACCGAGTTTTTTAGTTGAGACTGAGTTTCTTTATCTTCAAACTGTTGAATGTAAAATTCAAGCATTCCGTTTTTGAAATTTTCAGGAAAATTGGCTTTAGCCTGAAACAAAAAAGAAATGACATCATACATTAAAGGACCCTTCATTGCTGACTGATAGTCAATAAAAGAAACTTTATTTTCATTATTGACCATTATATTTCTTGCCTGAAAATCCCGGATCATGATGCCTTTCGGCTCAAGGCTTTCTATCAGATTGATGATTTCTTTAAATTCTTTCAGTATAGATGATTTGTGATATTCTAATTCTAAAACATCAGCAACGAAATTTTTAAAGTAATACAAATCATGCATTACCGGAAGCTCATCATAACTTTCATATTCGAAAGTTTTTTGAAAGTCAATTTTTCCGTTTGTTTTTCCCTGAAGCTCAAAAAGTTGTTTAAGAGTTTTTTTTACCAAAGTCTTTACATTTTCAGACAAACCTTCTTCTGCAATGATTTCTGAAAAAGTTTTTTCTCCTAAAAATTCCTGAATATACATTTTCCGGTCATCTGAAACAGAAAATATTTTGGGTGCGCTGAGATTCAATTCAGAAAAAAGCTTTGAGAAATACAGGAAACTCTCGTTTTCGGCAATATTCTCGTTGTAGGTAATGATGTATTTCCCGATTTGATTTTGAGCCAAAAAATTGACCCTTGCAGAACCGCTTTGAGCTAACGTAACAAATTGAGTTGATTTTTCGCCAAAATGGTTTTCAAAAAATCTTTTTGCGTTTTCAGAAGTCATAATATGGTAACAAATATACTAATTTACGTGCTAATTGCTATCTTTGCAGCATGTTAAAAGACTTTAAGCCTGTTCTGGGTATTCTGCTACGCTTTATCATCATTTATTTGGTGTTGCTTTTTGCGTATCAGTTTTATCTTACAAGTTTTAAAGAACAAGGGCTTGATCCTTTTTCTCGTATGGTAGCGAAACAGGTGATGTTTTTACAAAATACGATGGGATTTCCGTCGGCACTGTATGATGATGTACCTAAACAACAGGTTTGGTTTCATGTAAAATCGCAGTTTGTTACCAGAATGGTAGAAGGTTGTAATGCAATTTCGGTAATGATCCTGTTTTTATCTTTTGTTTTTGCATTCTACAAAGGAGTTAAAACATTTGTTTTTGTGGTGGTGGGTTTAATCTTACTTCACATCATGAATGTCTTGAGAATTTCGGGTCTCAATATTGTTTATAGTGAGTATCCTCAATACGGCAAAATGTCTCACGATTACGTTTTCCCTGCCATCATTTATGGAAGCGTAGTTGTTCTTTGGTTAGTCTGGATTAAATTTTTTGCTTTAAAAAATGAAAATTCTTAGTTGGTTTTTAGTTATCGTCGGAATTTGCGGGCTCGTTTCTGTAAGAATACTGGAAGATCAGATTTTCTATGATCCTTTTTTGAACTACTTTCATGAAGCAGATTATCAAATTGCGTTTCCTCATTTTGCGTGGGGAAAACTGATTATCAGTCACGTTTTCAGATTTGCATTAAACCTATTTTTCTCATGTATTATCATTCATTTTTTATTTAAAAATAAAGAATGGACAATTCAAGGAGCAATTTTAATCTTGATTATTTTTGCTATTACTTTCCCTATTTATTTATATTGTATTTCAGACAAATTTGAAATCGGCCGACTTTTCTCTTTCTATATGAGAAGGTTTGTAATACAGCCTTTGATTCTGCTTTTGAT
Coding sequences within it:
- a CDS encoding DUF6702 family protein, with the protein product MKKFLYISGIFTLIILMSFSVADFFSSMTKADYVDGSKTLKFTMKVNTSHISDAIKINRNTAGFEAEVKKYVNNNFDVFVNGSPKALTFTGSQVSGETVWVYFEAGGISDINTLKIKNTLLLSAFPKQINLVSIAYKGNQKMMNFQRGKEVNEVSF
- a CDS encoding TIGR00730 family Rossman fold protein; this encodes MRTEGTRDESLENTELDINETKLHNSLREKTWDETITKDSWMVFKVMAEFVDGYEKMARIGPCVSIFGSARLKPESKYYQMAVEIAEKITKIGFGVITGGGPGIMEAGNKGAFNAEGKSIGLNIDLPFEQHFNPYINKLYSLNFDYFFVRKVMFVKYSQGFIVMPGGFGTLDELTEAMTLIQTNKIGRFPIVLVGSEFWGGLLEWFKATLLKEGMISEGDLDLYRVVDSADEAVAHIKAFYDKYSVNVNF
- a CDS encoding nucleotidyltransferase family protein, which translates into the protein MKALIFAAGKGTRLKPFTDHHPKALAKVNGVPLLERNIKYLKGFGITDFVINIHHFGDQIVTFLKKNDNFGCKIEISDESDELLETGGGLIFAKEFLNHGEDFLIMNADILTKINIDDFVSYHKEIKDFATLAVSDRESSRKLLFNDDLVLRGWLNVQTGEQRLAEFNKGFRPLAFSGVHCINPVIFDKIKRKGKFSVMEEYLDLMQTEKIHGFVHDSILVDVGRPESVIEAEKYFK
- a CDS encoding RNase adapter RapZ, with protein sequence MLHIDIHSFSYKKGGIPKDDSGNGGGFTFDCRGILNPGRVEEYKIQTGNDIGVQEYLETKTEMPQFLELIKNLVSINIDNYLGRGFENLQINFGCTGGQHRSVYSAIKIAHFIEEKYGDKVEISLHHDEQHQLNHK
- a CDS encoding GxxExxY protein; translated protein: MTKKEVTQLSYEITGLAIKVHKTLGPGLLESIYEECLKIELIKNGYDVKQQFYTTIDYEGVTIETKLVVDLLVNDLIILELKAVEEILPIHEAQLLTYMKVLKKPQGLLINFFTNNITKSLKPFINEYFKELPD
- a CDS encoding aminoglycoside phosphotransferase family protein, producing the protein MTSENAKRFFENHFGEKSTQFVTLAQSGSARVNFLAQNQIGKYIITYNENIAENESFLYFSKLFSELNLSAPKIFSVSDDRKMYIQEFLGEKTFSEIIAEEGLSENVKTLVKKTLKQLFELQGKTNGKIDFQKTFEYESYDELPVMHDLYYFKNFVADVLELEYHKSSILKEFKEIINLIESLEPKGIMIRDFQARNIMVNNENKVSFIDYQSAMKGPLMYDVISFLFQAKANFPENFKNGMLEFYIQQFEDKETQSQLKNSVKPIQMMRFLQVLGAYGFRGLIQRKQHFIASLDKGIQNITEFSESWDEMKNYPELKKVIEQLSSEKVKFKILEILKVN
- the xrtF gene encoding exosortase family protein XrtF, with the translated sequence MLKDFKPVLGILLRFIIIYLVLLFAYQFYLTSFKEQGLDPFSRMVAKQVMFLQNTMGFPSALYDDVPKQQVWFHVKSQFVTRMVEGCNAISVMILFLSFVFAFYKGVKTFVFVVVGLILLHIMNVLRISGLNIVYSEYPQYGKMSHDYVFPAIIYGSVVVLWLVWIKFFALKNENS
- a CDS encoding exosortase F system-associated membrane protein, which produces MKILSWFLVIVGICGLVSVRILEDQIFYDPFLNYFHEADYQIAFPHFAWGKLIISHVFRFALNLFFSCIIIHFLFKNKEWTIQGAILILIIFAITFPIYLYCISDKFEIGRLFSFYMRRFVIQPLILLLIIPLFYYRKQMMLRNSN